The Osmia lignaria lignaria isolate PbOS001 chromosome 14, iyOsmLign1, whole genome shotgun sequence genome has a window encoding:
- the LOC117605760 gene encoding sodium-coupled monocarboxylate transporter 1 encodes MTADDTMEDRQPNWSQDMPTVQEVGNMMRNFGIWDYTVFVIMLIVCGFVGIYFGFVKKSSGVDEYLVGGRNMKTFPVSLSLIASFISGISLLGIPTEVYVHGTSYLCIGFAAMIACFVMSGIYLPVFHDLKLTSTYEYLERRFDKKIRTLGSVLFSIGIMTWLPIVIYVPALAFNQVTGVNVHVVTPFVCIVCIFYTCVGGLRAVVWTDFIQIFIMIGSMLLIIIKGTQDVGGFSLVIRRNMESERLELPATDWSPLTRHTIWSLVIGGMVHWLQISAINQNMIQRYLALPTLRSARRALWTFMIGVLLLVGICGYAGMLIYAWYHVCDPLTTKLAGAKDQLLPLLVMNILRGYPGLPGLFVAGVFSAALSSLSTGLNSMAAVVLEDFIKPFKKTPFTPKTADILLKFTVVVLGVICVALVFVVEKTGSHVLQLSTNLSSITSGPSLGIFSMGILLPWINAKGALIGGLAGLGFMGWISLSAEAAIASGRIKFDEKPVTTEGCYYSFPQVENLMLLEPPDNILDSDDFLPEPLALYRLSYLWYTVTGALVTMSVGLAVSLVSSENVEKLDPMLLAPFIRKLLKKSPKDSRQIEVGNLELGAEARRTGEENVVETVLH; translated from the exons ATGACCGCGGATGATACCATGGAGGACCGTCAGCCAAATTGGTCCCAGGACATGCCAACGGTCCAGGAAGTCGGCAACATGATGCGAAATTTTGGTATATGGGATTACACGGTGTTTGTGATCATGTTAATTGTCTGTGGTTTCGTCGGTATTTACTTTGgtttcgttaaaaaatcatcGGGAGTGGATGAATACCTCGTGGGTGGTAGGAACATGAAGACCTTCCCTGTCAGCTTGAGCCTCATAGCCAGCTTTATATCCG GTATTTCATTATTGGGTATACCAACGGAAGTTTACGTACACGGTACCAGCTACCTGTGCATCGGTTTTGCAGCTATGATCGCTTGTTTTGTAATGTCTGGAATATATTTACCTGTATTTCATGACCTCAAGCTCACAAGCACTTATGAGTACCTCGAAAGACGATTTGATAAAAAGATTCGTACCCTTGGCTCGGTGCTATTCTCAATCGGCATC ATGACATGGTTACCTATTGTTATCTATGTACCAGCTTTAGCTTTTAATCAAG TTACCGGGGTTAACGTGCACGTAGTCACTCCGTTCGTGTGCATCGTATGCATTTTTTACACTTGCGTG GGTGGTTTGCGTGCAGTAGTATGGACCGACTTCATTCAAATCTTTATTATGATTGGTTCCATGCTGTTGATTATTATCAAAGGAACACAGGATGTAGGTGGATTCTCGTTAGTGATAAGAAGAAACATGGAATCTGAAAGGCTTGAATTACCCGC GACAGATTGGAGTCCTCTTACAAGACACACCATTTGGTCCTTAGTGATAGGTGGTATGGTCCACTGGTTGCAGATATCTGCTATCAATCAAAATATGATACAACGATATCTTGCATTACCCACCTTACGATCAGCTAGAAG AGCGCTCTGGACTTTCATGATTGGAGTCTTACTTTTAGTTGGAATATGCGGATATGCGGGAATGTTAATATATGCTTGGTACCATGTGTGCGATCCACTTACGACAAAG TTGGCCGGTGCGAAGGATCAGCTGTTACCATTACTTGTTATGAATATATTAAGAGGATACCCAGGTCTTCCTGGTCTTTTTGTTGCTGGAGTGTTTAGCGCAGCATTGAG TTCGTTGTCCACTGGTTTGAATTCTATGGCTGCGGTGGTGTTAGAGGATTTCATTAAACCCTTTAAAAAAACACCCTTCACCCCTAAAACCGCGGACATCTTACTGAAATTCACGGTCGTTGTTCTTGGGGTAATTTGTGTGGCACTCGTGTTTGTCGTGGAGAAAACAGGATCTCACGTGTTGCAG TTATCCACGAACTTGTCGTCTATTACCAGTGGACCATCCCTCGGTATCTTCAGCATGGGCATTCTGTTGCCTTGGATAAATGCCAAG GGCGCTCTGATAGGTGGTCTTGCTGGCCTGGGTTTCATGGGATGGATTAGCCTTTCAGCCGAAGCTGCGATTGCCAGTGGAAGaataaa ATTCGACGAGAAACCAGTTACCACGGAAGGATGTTACTACTCGTTTCCTCAGGTAGAGAATTTAATGTTGCTCGAACCTCCGGATAACATTTTGGACAGCGATGATTTTCTCCC agaacctTTAGCATTATACCGTCTCAGTTATTTATGGTACACAGTCACTGGTGCATTAGTAACGATGAGTGTTGGTCTTGCTGTAAGTCTTGTCTCGTCGGAGAACGTTGAGAAATTAGATCCAATGTTACTGGCCCcttttataagaaaattattgaagAAATCTCCTAAAGATTCACGACAAATTGAG GTTGGAAACTTAGAACTTGGCGCTGAAGCACGTAGAACTGGCGAGGAAAACGTGGTCGAAACCGTGTTACATTAG
- the Prosbeta1 gene encoding proteasome beta1 subunit, with translation MAHMVDNLIQPNIGSVTDNLVPDWLHSEQSTGTSIMACEFDGGVVIGADSRATTGAYISNRFADKLTKITDYIYCCRSGSAADTQAISDIVAYHLSLHKMELGMEPLVETAANVFRELCYNYRDSLMAGILVAGWDSRKGGQVYSIPLGGMCVRQSISIGGSGSTYVYGYMDSQYKPNMSRDECVKLVENTLALAMSRDGSSGGVIRIGVITEKGIERKVILGNELPHFYEG, from the exons atggcTCATATGGTGGATAATTTAATTCAACCTAATATAGGTTCAGTTACTGATAATTTAGTTCCTGATTGGCTTCATTCTGAACAAAGTACAGGA acATCAATTATGGCCTGTGAATTTGATGGAGGAGTTGTAATTGGAGCAGATTCTAGAGCAACAACAGG gGCTTATATTTCCAATCGCTTTGCtgataaattaacaaaaatcacAGATTATATCTATTGCTGTCGTTCAGGTTCTGCAGCAGATACCCAAGCTATTTCCGATATAGTTGCATATCATTTAAGCCTCCACAA AATGGAGCTGGGCATGGAACCATTAGTAGAAACAGCAGCAAATGTATTTCGTGAATTGTGTTATAACTACAGAGATTCCTTAATGGCAGGTATCTTAGTGGCAGGTTGGGATAGCCGTAAAGGAGGTCAAGTTTATAGCATTCCTCTGGGTGGTATGTGCGTAAGACAATCAATTTCCATTGGAGGATCTGGTTCAACTTATGTATATGGTTACATGGATTCACAATACAAGCCAAATATGTCAAGGGATGAATGTGTAAAATTAGTTGAAAATA CCTTGGCATTGGCAATGTCTCGTGACGGTAGCAGCGGCGGTGTTATTCGAATTGGTGTTATCACAGAAAAGGGCATTGAAAGAAAAGTCATTTTGGGCAATGAATTGCCACATTTCTATGAAGGATAA